A stretch of Microscilla marina ATCC 23134 DNA encodes these proteins:
- a CDS encoding lipase family protein gives MRGKTQLMKPLVQNQFQSTIGQRQATQGVANVSPHRLAKEIYEAFDGIGTNEQAVYRVLNLPSSQLQSVVKVYNATYKDDFVTRLRAEMSDNGWSTQDWQFAAYQMKRARLGLMLPKESITRLSIRRRGIKSSHVRKAIYPDDRVSYELEENYDSYQWYAVNDHHSTTTFGKESKARVTGANARKSSFQAGFPGNHRIVCRASKKGQAPVFYEHEQVVSSYAKDIGTEGVSFEYLAHYLAYRDQSFFAEGKKARPNDAWKKAQNILLGMGYDLRTAQLYSGKGGFDAVRIQALEGLSTKNPVIAFRGSQPTEIADILTDLNPTGVGFDQLYRNLSLILQIIKDAGGYADFTGHSLGGALAQYVATYYPGVASRVVTFQAPAIDKKSAARFAQQKNKPQVTHHFSDNDIVDLAGGNHLTGEFYRHALDSFFTHTDYMFLSPQFKDIRRILGISDDYIATHMGTEVFQKVGVIRKYSEYPHPIKSAITEGLRQLTSSGVRKVYELLRKSKFKDDIVRIQQQLKQFQDTQASR, from the coding sequence ATGCGAGGGAAAACGCAGTTGATGAAACCCTTGGTGCAAAACCAGTTTCAGTCAACTATAGGACAAAGACAGGCAACACAAGGAGTTGCTAATGTATCGCCTCACCGTTTAGCCAAAGAAATTTATGAAGCTTTTGACGGCATAGGCACCAACGAGCAGGCAGTTTACCGAGTTTTAAACTTGCCTAGTAGCCAGTTACAAAGCGTAGTAAAAGTGTATAATGCTACCTACAAAGATGATTTTGTTACAAGGTTGCGCGCCGAGATGAGCGACAATGGGTGGAGCACACAAGATTGGCAGTTTGCAGCTTATCAAATGAAACGTGCCAGGCTTGGCCTGATGCTCCCTAAAGAAAGTATTACCCGTTTGTCAATTCGTCGTAGAGGAATCAAAAGCAGCCATGTTCGCAAAGCCATCTATCCCGACGATCGGGTATCTTATGAGTTAGAAGAAAATTATGACAGCTACCAATGGTATGCAGTCAACGATCATCATTCTACTACAACATTTGGCAAGGAAAGCAAAGCCCGGGTAACCGGAGCCAATGCCCGCAAAAGTTCGTTCCAGGCTGGTTTTCCGGGCAATCACCGCATTGTTTGCCGGGCTTCTAAAAAAGGACAAGCCCCGGTTTTTTATGAGCACGAGCAAGTAGTTAGTAGCTACGCCAAAGACATAGGTACCGAAGGGGTTTCTTTTGAATACCTGGCGCATTACCTGGCTTACCGCGATCAAAGTTTCTTTGCTGAAGGTAAAAAAGCCCGACCGAATGACGCCTGGAAAAAAGCTCAAAATATTTTACTTGGCATGGGGTATGACCTGAGAACTGCTCAGTTGTACTCAGGCAAAGGTGGTTTTGATGCAGTAAGAATACAAGCCCTTGAGGGCTTATCTACTAAAAACCCTGTCATTGCTTTTAGAGGTAGCCAACCTACTGAGATTGCCGATATATTGACTGACCTAAACCCTACCGGAGTAGGCTTTGACCAATTGTATAGAAACCTCTCCCTTATTTTACAAATTATAAAAGATGCTGGAGGGTATGCCGATTTTACCGGGCATAGTCTAGGAGGCGCTTTGGCGCAATATGTAGCTACTTATTATCCGGGAGTAGCCAGTCGGGTAGTTACTTTTCAGGCACCAGCCATAGACAAAAAGTCAGCAGCGCGGTTTGCCCAGCAAAAAAATAAACCGCAAGTTACTCATCATTTTTCTGACAATGACATAGTAGATCTTGCTGGAGGCAATCATCTAACCGGAGAGTTTTATCGCCATGCCTTAGACTCTTTTTTTACCCATACTGATTATATGTTTTTATCGCCCCAGTTCAAAGACATTCGACGGATTTTAGGCATTAGCGATGACTACATTGCTACTCACATGGGCACCGAAGTTTTTCAGAAAGTAGGAGTTATTCGTAAATACAGTGAATACCCACACCCTATCAAGAGTGCCATTACCGAAGGTTTGCGGCAACTCACTTCTTCGGGTGTACGCAAAGTATACGAGTTGTTGCGTAAGTCTAAGTTTAAAGATGACATTGTCCGGATTCAACAACAGCTTAAGCAGTTTCAAGACACCCAAGCTTCTCGCTAA